A segment of the Rattus norvegicus strain BN/NHsdMcwi chromosome 16, GRCr8, whole genome shotgun sequence genome:
ATAAATACATTCACTATCTTATCAAAAATTTCCATGAGAACTTAAACTATATGTTGACACAGAAACTTATATACAGATTTGTTACCTAAAATAGCTAAAGGGGTAAACAACCCCAAAATATTTATTAGTTAATGAGTTAATTAAAAATGTGTTATTCTgtgtaattaaatataatttgatgaaaaaatgtgataaaaattTGACATGTATTACAGCTTGAATCATTGTAAAAATACTGTTGtagcataaatttaaaaatgtcatttattgtatccattcctctgttgaagggcatctgggttctttccagcttctggctattataaataaggctgctatgaacatagtggagcacgtgtcttttttatatgttggggcatcttttgggtatatgcccaggagaggtataactgggtcctcaggtagtactatgtccaatgttcagaagaacctccagactgatttccagaatggttgtaccagtctgcaatcccaccaacaatggaggagtgttcctctttctccacatcctcgccagcatctgctgtcacctgagtttttgatcttagccattctcactggtcagggctgttttgatttgcatttccctgatgactaaggatgttgaacatttctttaggtgcttctctgccattccatattcctcaattgagaattctttgtttagctctgtaccccatttttaagtaggattatttgattctctggagtctaacttttttatttctctgtttatattagatattagccctctatcagatgtaggattggtaaagatcttttgccaatctgttggttgctgttttgtcctattgacagtgtcctttgccttacagaagctttgcaattttatgaggtcccatttttggattctttatcttagagcataacccatttgtgttctgttcatgaacatttcccctgtgtccatgtgtttgagactcttccccactttctcttctattagtttcagtgtatttggttttatgtggcggtccttgatccacttgaatttgagctttgtacaaggagataagaacagattgatttgcattcttctacatgctgacctacagttgaaccagcatcatttgttgaaaatgctgtcttttttttttccatcggatggttttaggtcctttgtcaaagatcaagtagtgatgggtgtgtgggctcatttctgggtcttcaattctattccattgacctacccgcctgtctctgtaccaataccatgcagttttttttttttatcactattgctctgtaatacagcttgaagtaaggaatagtgattcccctagGGAATGTCTTTTATTGTATGAATGTACTTATTGGCAGTGTTCAGTATGCCTATGGCCATAGAGTAAAGAAGACTGGTATTTATCAGGGACAAAAGAGGGAGCTTTAaaaggtttcttttgtttgtttgttttgttttgtttttaatacggGGTCTCACTATATTTCCCTGCTTGCCTGAACTTGCTgtataaaccaggctgaccttgaagtcactgtgattcttctgcttctgtctcctgggttctgagattaaaggcttgccCTATCATGCACAGTGAAATAATTGTGATGTTTATTTACCCTGTtctgacaatttcatacatgtatacagtgtaTTCTGTCTAGTCGCTCTCCCACCCCATtattcttccctcctcttccataCATGTCCCTTCTTCACACTTAAAACTGCCATTGTTTTTGAGTTTAACTGGGATCATGTGTGTGACCATGGGTTTGGCACTATCTGTTGGAGTCTCATGGGTTCCTCATTGGGTCTGTAATCAAAGACTGCATCCCTCTGGCCCAGAATCCATCAATAGTCAGTGGCTCATCAAGCAGGGGTAGGGCCAGAAGACTGTTCCCTGATCCACAATTAATTACTGATAGGCCCAGGCTTGTGTAGGTCTTTTGCAGACAGCCACAGCTGTTGTGAGATTATGGTGTACTCAGAAGACAGCAGTTCATAGCCCTTCTCCCTGTCTTTTGGGTCTTAAGTTCATTCTTGCCTCTTTTCTTCAGTGATCTCTGACCTTTAGAGGGGGTCGTATAAATGTTCTGTTCAGGGTTCAGCAATCGTtatttcttcttagcacctcaggCAGCCGTGCACCTCTGCATTCGCCTTGTTCATTGCAGACAGAGACCTTGCTTGGTTAGGGTAGGGAATAGTAGTTGACTTTGGGTATAAACACAGAGGCAGTCACCTGCAGTCcttattgaaaaatattaaaatgtcaaTATATTTCCGTAGGAAAGGGGATCCCAATTGTTTAACTGCTTTCCTTTTCAAAGCCAAGGTTGGGAAGGTGTATATTACTTCCCTCAAGTAACCTGGTAAATTCTTCACTGATGCATCTGCGACTGTATATTTGATTCAAATTTGAtgttgaaaatgtattttaaattgttCTAAGTGGAGTACAAAACAACATATATACACTATGTACTCAGATATACTATTGCTATTTACTAAATTTTAGTACATAGAGAATAACCTATCATATGATAACACATGCTTTCAAGTTTCCTCCTTTTGTTGATGCCTAAAGCTGAGTCCTTCAcactgtgcgtgcgtgtgtgtgtgtgtgtatgtgtgtgtgtgtgtgtgtgtgtgtgttcagacatTTGTTAACTGTTTTGCTAAAGAGGACACTTAGAGATCTGCAGTGGCTCATAAGCAACAAACATTCTCTTAAAGTAGAAGTTAGTGCAGTGTAGATAAGGGGACAGCAACAAAAATCAAGTTTAGAGGGTTGGATACTGAGGCTGACCTTACTGTATTACCCATAAAAACTTTCATTTAAGCATCTTGGTTATCAGAATGTACCCAGTCTCAGGTTTCATTTTAATAGGAAAATAGAAATTTGATTGATTATAATGAGTATCCAAattaaatattgttttctttgctttctatACTGGAATTCCTCATATGACACAATTAAATGTTATGAAGTTGGCAAAGTTATGGGTGGACTCCCAAAATGCTGCACCCCTGCAACAGAAACAGAGTAGAGCCACGGTCACCAGACTGGGGACAAGGGTGTGAATGGTGAAGCCGTCCATTAATGGACACAGTTTCAGTTAGAAATAAACTCAAGAAATCTGTTTTGCAATACAATGACTATAGTTAATAATGACTACTTGAAATTACTAAAAAGGTAGATTgtgtttttaacattaaaaagtaTATACTATGTATGAGAGGTAACAAATATATGTTTATTAGGTTAATTTAGTCATTTAACAATGTGAGAGGTAACAAATATATGCTTATTAGGTTAATTTAGTCATTTAACAATGTTGTAGACATACTTCAAATTgccttgaaaaaataaataacttttgtttattaagaaaataaatgaaatttaaaataattacataaaGATTTTCGAGTACAAATTCAGAAATCTTCCAAgtactgtgtttctttttttaaaaattgttgttaTTTTGACTTCATTGTCACTCTTGAGAGAAATTTTAGAAATGTTTCCCTCCCCCAAAAGCAGTATGTCAGAGAAGAGTATACTTCAAACTGGGAAGGTTTTTACTGactttaaataaatcttttcttttttgacgTTCAGTCTCAGATTTCATATCCGTATTTATTATTTTACCAGTGGTAATTGTATAATACTACTTAAccataattttaatatctatgcGCTAAAGGGACTGAGTGACTACAGCCTCCTTTCTTGGACTTCATGAGAAGCAGTGTTAAATATGGTGGGGTCATTAGACTGCTTCCTCCTATGGAGAAACCTTCATGTTGATGCTTATGTAGGATGAACAGAAGGAGCCACTGCAAGGTTGTAAGACGTGTGTGTTACAGGGTTGGGTGGAaggaaaatagtaaataaataaagattattaAGAACCTAGAATTATTAGTACCCGCTAGACCCTGATGTTTTGTTTCCATTCTGTCCATTCTTAGGTGATCATGGAGGAAGCACTTTACTCCCACCAACCGTCACGAATGAATTTCCAGAATATGGGACCATGGAAGAGGGAGCGGAAGGCCTCAGAGCCTCTCTAGACTTTGATGCAAAGTCCCCACCATGCCACCTACCTGGGCAGCAGGCAGTCCACCTTCTTGCTGGACAAGACTCTGTGCTCAACAGTGTTACAGAAGGACCAAATGGTGCCCCTCAGTGTCACCCTCAGGAACAAAGTTTACAACCCATTGACTCTTTAATTTCTGCTCTGAAAGCCACAGAAGCCAGAATAGCTTCAGGAACATTTCAAGCCACAAAGGTACTAGACAAAGATGCTAATTTTTCAGTTCACCGGGTGGATAAGGAACCGAGGACTGCCAGTCATAAGCCACAGAGAGCCCATAGGACATTCCCTGTTGGCCCGGGAAAATCGCCAGATAGACCTCTTTCAGTGGAAGTCCCAACAGAGGAAAAATTCTCTTTGCACATCCAGGAGGACCTGACCGCGCTCTTACCTGAAGAAACTCCAGCACAACTGTCCCAGATAACTAATTACAGGAGGCAAGGGCCTCTCCATGTACCAGAGTCAGCATGTCCTGTGTCCTTGGGCTCAGCGAAGAACCATAACTCCGTGGACAGAATTGGTGCTTTAAAAGACCAGAAGTCTGACCTCGGAAGAGAAAACCCTAGAGGATGTGATCGGGGTGGCTCCATGGGGCGCCAAACCCGAATCAAACATGTGGAGTTTCAAGGAGTAGAGATACTGTGGACAGGAGAGGAGGTGGAGAGCCGGCACCCTGCAGGCTTTGAAACACCACCAGAAAGGACAGCCTCACCTGTGAGGAAAGAGTTTGCCAAAGGGCCAAGCCATTCTAGCTCAGCTACTGGCGCATGCAGCAGCTCCACTCATTTAACTGGGAGCGTTTCGGATGAAACTTGCAAAGAGCCTTCAGCAAGGCCTGGCACGAGCTTAGGCACACTGTCCCCAGTGCCTCTTGGTGAGAGTGGAGAGGATGACGTCTTCCTACGAGAAAGCAAAGAACATCTTGAGGAGAACTTTGATATACAGGGGGACAAAGAAAGGTAAGCTCTAGAGTTGTCACGGACTTTGTGACACCTGAAACGTGCTGTAGAAAATCACTGCCTGTGCTTGATGGGGGAGCTCACCACGCCATTCCGTAGCCTTGCCTTAGCAGTCAGTTTGCTTCACAACATTGACTTCATTCACCTGGAGTCAACTTTGATGGTTAAAAATAGTAAATGAAAAATTCAAGAAATGGATAATTCTTTTTTATGCAACTCTTAATTACAGTGTATTGttagttgttattattattaaatttcttACTATGGCTAATATACAGTAACTGTATCataggtatatatgtatttatgcatgcatgtatgtatgtataggaaTGACATATTTAGGAATTATTATTGTTGTGATTTCATATCAATGGCAATTTATCCTTATGCATAAATAGGAGGGCTGCAATACTTATTGTCCTTATTGGCATAGAACGGAAGAGAAATTATTATAATCTAGGCTATTCCTAGGTTACCGGTTTCTAAGGCAGAGAAGTGATCATGTAATGAAGTTGTCTGTTAGACAAGGGTCGAGGGAGGGAAGCTGAGGACACTGTGAACACTCGTCCATGCAAATGAGTTTTGACATGAAAGATGAACACTCTGTTGACATCTCCTAGCAGCCACTGCAGCTCATCTGGGCCTTCCTCTGAGCGCAAACAGTGGTTCCCGTGCACCATGCATCAGCCTGAGGTGTGGCCTGCTTTCCTGTACGGATAATATTTTTCTGTAAACATGTTAGTGAAAAAGACTTGAGCACTGAGAGAGCTAGCGGGACAGGTTTGGGCCCTGTAGTTCTCTATGGCAGAAAGGACATCTCAGGAGGGCAGAGGTAGATTAGAGTGCAATTTGTTTGTTCCATGATATTCACCAATGGATCTCTTCTTACAAACAGCATGTGTGCTGATGTATGGCCTGGATACGTAGACTTGGCAGTTCCTGATATTTCCTGGCCTTCCTCAATATTTCTCTTCACTATCCCGCCTTAGAGCCTGGTTATATGGAAGACACAGCTATCTTTCTTCACTCTCTCGATCATGGCTGGTCATTGTTTTAACAAGTCATGTGTTGTATCCTGTGCTTTTCTACCATGCATGTTAGCCTTCTGTCATTCCTCAACGCACATGTTATAGTTTATcatcagcggttctcaacctggaAGTCAAATGACCTTTAGACAGGGCtggcctaagaccatcagaaaacacagatactcaTTATCATTAATAaaagtagcaaatttacagtcaTAGTTGgcggtcaccacagcatgagtaaCTGAATTTAacggtcacagcattaggaagtttgagaaccacttaTGTATATGGTAGAAAATGTTtctaggagtgtgtgtgtgcgtgtgtgtgtgtgtgtgtgtgtgtgtgtgtgtgtgtgtgtttgagagagaaagagagatagagagagagagatttttcccTAAATGCTAACAAATTTAAGATGAGGCTCCTTTTGGGTGACTATCAGGATCACAAGTCTCTAGACTCTTGTTAAAAGCAGTCTTGTTATATGGCACATGGCTCTGTCTTTGTATCACCCTGCAATGTGCTCTTTTACTGCTATTTAGACTAGTGATTCCTTGCTCCCATGCTCTTCTCTTCCCCCCTTTCCCCTATAAGtgtttccaagttgctttttgcaTTCCTGACCCTGTTAGATGCTGGGCACGGAAGGATGGGGAACATGCATGAGACCCTTGGTCTGTGGACTTTAGTGCTAAATATTCAAAGTGACCACACAGACACTAGATCCCATGTAGGAAAGAGCAGCAACACACTGGGAGGACAAACTCGAGTGGAAAGGGAGACGCTTATTCAGGTGGCAGCTTGGACAGTATTTTTCTGTGAACATGTTAGTTAAGTAAGACTTGGGGACTGAGGGAGTTAGCAAGACAGGAAGTGAGAAACGAGGTCTACATAGGATTTTTGTCACCAATGGAAAGCCTTTAAGAGGTGTACACACAGAACATTATTTGGTACACAGTGGGATGGCAGCAGGTAAATACCAACAAAGAGCTGTTCTGTTGAATATGGATCCCGGCAATGCCTAGGAATTGTTTATGAGACACTTAGTAGGTCCTTCTTACTTCAGGTTTATTCCTGTTTTAGGAAacagaggctcagagaggctAAGTAGAGTCACCTGACGTTACGGCACGTAGTCAACACAGCATTTCAGATCCACGTTTTCCTGTTGACTTGCTGCTCTGACCACGGACTTACCTAAGTTGTCTGAATGTTCATTTTGATGTTTGACGACCTTGCTGGGTATTAATTCTtcacatgagctgaacaaggaagcAACAATAGACATGCTATTGTGCACAGGGGCAAGGATGGAGAAGTCCAAGAGACCCTGACCCTACCCACGGGAAGACAGGCAGCTAGGGAATGCTGATATCCTGAGAAACAGTCCTCTCAGGGAATAGCACAGTAATGGTTAGCCTTTTAGAAGCTACCAGGTACTCCCGGCAGTGAACCTGAAGTCTTTGTAGTTCTACTTTACATCAGCAGAGGGCAGCCTCTGGATTCTGACAGGGTCCTCCCCAGAGCATCTGGTCTTAAGTCAGAAAGTATTAATAGCCAGTGAAAGTTCAGTACGTTTTTACTGATTGTTTGCTGTATCAAGTTTATGTGATATTTAtatgcttctcttaaaattaatGATCGTCATATGATCTGGATATGggtgattaaaaagaaaatttagtaTTTTATTCACTATAAGAGATAGGAAACTAGTTTGAAAATTTATTAAATTTCTACAGATTATTGACATGGGGATTAAGAATATTTGACcccgggtttggggatttaggtGAGTAAAAAGCACTTGTTtctcatgcagaggacctggattcaattcctgcTTCTCACATAGATGATTCTCTCAATCTtccataattccagtttcaggggatctgatgccttcttctgacttctgtggactCCAGGGATGCATGCGTCATATACACACGTTCAGGCAAATACCCACACACGTAAAATAACCTACAGGGAATACTGTAGCCTAACTAGGTTTCACATCTTTCTTCCCAAATATTTTAAGAAGCCGTAGATGACAGAATATAACAGTTACATGTGCACAAcactgtcttttttatatgcttgGTTGAAGGCAGgacattgaaaagaaaaaatactttcaTATTGAAAAATGTTGCTTTCCCTAATTTTCCAGGTTTTTCAAACAAGAGGAGCACCTTAGGGGAGGAGATGATGATATTCTTGGGCCTGGATATACGGAGGACTCCACTGATGTGTATAGCAGCCAATTCGAAACTATTCTGGACAACACATCCTTGTACTACAGTGCAGAGTCACTGGAGACACTGTACTCAGAACCGGATAGCTATTTTAGCTTCGAAATGCCGCTCACTCCCATGATACAGCAGCGCATTAAAGAAGGCGGTCAGTTCTTGGAGAGAACCTCTGTGGGAGGACATCACGATGTCCTGAGCGTGTCAGCAGACGGCGGGATAGTGATGGGATATTCTACAGGGATCACCAACGGACTGCATGATCCCTCCAACTCTGTCTACACCAGAGGCCCTCAAGAGATTGCCTTCTGGGGAAGGTAGCAGTGCCATTCTCATTCATGTCATGGTGGTGTTTTTGTGGTATTCTCTCTTTGGGAAATCTAAGTGTAGGGTCTACTTTAAATGAATGTGGTCAGTGTCTGTGAATGTAAGCAAGTGGCGTGAGTAACTGAAAGCTTGGGATTCAAGAGAACAGCAACTGTACTCTAGTGGTTTGTTGAGCGGGCAAGCGGTGGGTGTTTCCTGGGTTACTATATACGAATGGATACTAAGCATATAGTTGTAATGAGTACTTGTTTACTCTGATGCTGCGGACTCTAGACAGTGACTGGGTATAGAAAGACCTTTAGCTTTGCATTGGCAAGGcatttttgctctgtttttccaTTGACGTCCATTTTGAGATTGAACAACAACTTAGGTAAGGGACATATTCCCCAGCTCTCATCTGGCTACATTATGTGTCTCCTTATGGATATCCACCATTTCACCTGTTCCTGTCTGCCTCTTTACTTCATAGACCTGACATTTAGCATCtctgagagggagggaaggaatgcTCAACTTGTAAGTTTTATGAACTTAGTTTTGAAATATGTTTTCTTATATATGTATCTGGAGATGTGGTGGAGGGAAGGTTAAATGAGGATACAGTATTTCGAAGGTAAATGAAAAATGTCAGtgctgttttctttaaaattctgttCACATTACAGGTTTTCAGGAATGCTGTCTTTTCCGACAGCCTGTCCTGCTGGAATTTCCTGTAACCAGCATAGTTTTATGGTCCTTTGGAGGACCGTAATTGAGAAACAAAACATCTCAAAACTGTAGATGCTTCCCCGTGAAACAGGCAGTGATGACTTGGTTCACAGCGAGACAATGAAGTGCACACAAGGTCTCAGAAGGACAAAGTTTTGGTCTGATATATTTATTTGCTCTGAAACctgctttaattttgttttcaaagtggGGGTAATAATTGAGAATGAAAGGGTTAATGTAGCTGAAACCTCCTAGCAGGGTCTGGTTGCCAAGTCTACGTAGATATTCTGCATCATGAAAAGGGTACCTAAGGGGGGCACCCATAAGAGAAGGATTTATCTAGGGATGTGTCACTGAGAGAAGACTGACCCAAGGAAAGTAGATGCTTGAAAGCAAGCATTTCTAGAACAGGAGTGTGGCCACCAGCCACAAAATTAAGTGTCTTTGGCTTGACTGTcctccatttttcaataggggaTACCATTTTAGTGTGTTTTATTATCATCTCTGTGActgcaaattttgataaaatgctgtaaaatgtaaaagaattcaGTGTCCTTCCAACCCAACTTTCTGGGGCTATAGAAGTTGCGTTGCACACAGGATCAGGTTAAGAGTTAAGGTGGTTTGGGCTGTGACACTCTACCTCAGAAGCCACAGGAGCGGTGTGTCAGTGAAGGTAAGAGAGACTAGACGATAGGCAGTCTGGAAAGTATTGGATGAAAGGCTTATTCCTTTGTACCTCTGTGCTTAGACGTTGACAGAGTAATCTCCACTTGGCAGTCTAGGCTCTGTCTTAGGGTTATTATTTCTTTGATtcaacaccatgactaaaagcaattggggaagaaagatttatttcacTTGTGGTTCCAAGtgacagttcatcatcaaaggcaAGGACAGGAAATCAAgtagggcaagaacctggaggtaggagctgatattgaccatggaggggtgctgcttactggctttttcATCAtggctttcttatagcacccaggactaccagcccatggatggcaccacacacaatgggctaGGCCTTCCCCCATCAATAACTAAGAGAATGCCTTATAGCCAGATCttataaaggcattttctcagttgaagttccctcctctcagataactctgGCTTGTGTTAAGGAGATCTAAACTTAGCCAGCAGAGGGCTCAACCCTTTCTATGGACAGAGCTAAGTACTTACAGCACTGGAGTAACTGCTGGTGTTTTAGCATGTCAGATTAGATAATGGCGTCTGTTGGGCTGTCTGGAAGTAAGATTTCAGTTGTTTCACCTAGCTAAGGCACGAAACACCACACCCCAGTGTAGAAAAGGAAGCTATTTTAGAAGGTGGTCCTCTGCAGGACTGTGGACCAGGTGGTTCTTCCCTTCCGTTTACACGGCCAGT
Coding sequences within it:
- the Psd3 gene encoding PH and SEC7 domain-containing protein 3 isoform X12, with translation MAEQPQPQQMKTSFLFIQLQLPPIQATQTLPAPSPTTAVSTVAPGGLEEGHIFPSPRTSFFSAPWNVRHSRGLATSPWSLLPEESPGTQRPAAFNCYSPKEKKEETEKFPNLHVRGGGVCGSPHSRHGLAPASKKLGLPQQLPCRLASPATTLNDGNSSPSIGSKRWPVISAHEDLWDMDPEARKVIEFSVPQSTLSYASDRGKRALQERGTANSEVLRKNGEEEIGTTVLATRAQLFRYCPIVQIGQSCLAPPAAVPLKAEPFVWVNNASAHSQSVAKAKYEFLFGKSEEKTPDASDHGGSTLLPPTVTNEFPEYGTMEEGAEGLRASLDFDAKSPPCHLPGQQAVHLLAGQDSVLNSVTEGPNGAPQCHPQEQSLQPIDSLISALKATEARIASGTFQATKVLDKDANFSVHRVDKEPRTASHKPQRAHRTFPVGPGKSPDRPLSVEVPTEEKFSLHIQEDLTALLPEETPAQLSQITNYRRQGPLHVPESACPVSLGSAKNHNSVDRIGALKDQKSDLGRENPRGCDRGGSMGRQTRIKHVEFQGVEILWTGEEVESRHPAGFETPPERTASPVRKEFAKGPSHSSSATGACSSSTHLTGSVSDETCKEPSARPGTSLGTLSPVPLGESGEDDVFLRESKEHLEENFDIQGDKERFFKQEEHLRGGDDDILGPGYTEDSTDVYSSQFETILDNTSLYYSAESLETLYSEPDSYFSFEMPLTPMIQQRIKEGGQFLERTSVGGHHDVLSVSADGGIVMGYSTGITNGLHDPSNSVYTRGPQEIAFWGSSGYCFDKGKPTRLDGNSEMGSTEILEKETTENLSNGTNSNVEAAKRLAKRLYHLDRFKRSDVAKHLGKNNEFSKLVAEEYLKFFDFTGMTLDQSLRYFLKAFSLVGETQERERILIHFSNRYFSCNPDTITSKDGVHCLTCALMLLNTDLHGHNIGKKMTCQEFITNLQGVNEGGDFSKDLLKVK
- the Psd3 gene encoding PH and SEC7 domain-containing protein 3 isoform X14, encoding MEGRNAAAEPFVWVNNASAHSQSVAKAKYEFLFGKSEEKTPDASDHGGSTLLPPTVTNEFPEYGTMEEGAEGLRASLDFDAKSPPCHLPGQQAVHLLAGQDSVLNSVTEGPNGAPQCHPQEQSLQPIDSLISALKATEARIASGTFQATKVLDKDANFSVHRVDKEPRTASHKPQRAHRTFPVGPGKSPDRPLSVEVPTEEKFSLHIQEDLTALLPEETPAQLSQITNYRRQGPLHVPESACPVSLGSAKNHNSVDRIGALKDQKSDLGRENPRGCDRGGSMGRQTRIKHVEFQGVEILWTGEEVESRHPAGFETPPERTASPVRKEFAKGPSHSSSATGACSSSTHLTGSVSDETCKEPSARPGTSLGTLSPVPLGESGEDDVFLRESKEHLEENFDIQGDKERFFKQEEHLRGGDDDILGPGYTEDSTDVYSSQFETILDNTSLYYSAESLETLYSEPDSYFSFEMPLTPMIQQRIKEGGQFLERTSVGGHHDVLSVSADGGIVMGYSTGITNGLHDPSNSVYTRGPQEIAFWGSGYCFDKGKPTRLDGNSEMGSTEILEKETTENLSNGTNSNVEAAKRLAKRLYHLDRFKRSDVAKHLGKNNEFSKLVAEEYLKFFDFTGMTLDQSLRYFLKAFSLVGETQERERILIHFSNRYFSCNPDTITSKDGVHCLTCALMLLNTDLHGHNIGKKMTCQEFITNLQGVNEGGDFSKDLLKVK
- the Psd3 gene encoding PH and SEC7 domain-containing protein 3 isoform X15, with product MGNCWSYSNLCDHGGSTLLPPTVTNEFPEYGTMEEGAEGLRASLDFDAKSPPCHLPGQQAVHLLAGQDSVLNSVTEGPNGAPQCHPQEQSLQPIDSLISALKATEARIASGTFQATKVLDKDANFSVHRVDKEPRTASHKPQRAHRTFPVGPGKSPDRPLSVEVPTEEKFSLHIQEDLTALLPEETPAQLSQITNYRRQGPLHVPESACPVSLGSAKNHNSVDRIGALKDQKSDLGRENPRGCDRGGSMGRQTRIKHVEFQGVEILWTGEEVESRHPAGFETPPERTASPVRKEFAKGPSHSSSATGACSSSTHLTGSVSDETCKEPSARPGTSLGTLSPVPLGESGEDDVFLRESKEHLEENFDIQGDKERFFKQEEHLRGGDDDILGPGYTEDSTDVYSSQFETILDNTSLYYSAESLETLYSEPDSYFSFEMPLTPMIQQRIKEGGQFLERTSVGGHHDVLSVSADGGIVMGYSTGITNGLHDPSNSVYTRGPQEIAFWGSSGYCFDKGKPTRLDGNSEMGSTEILEKETTENLSNGTNSNVEAAKRLAKRLYHLDRFKRSDVAKHLGKNNEFSKLVAEEYLKFFDFTGMTLDQSLRYFLKAFSLVGETQERERILIHFSNRYFSCNPDTITSKDGVHCLTCALMLLNTDLHGHNIGKKMTCQEFITNLQGVNEGGDFSKDLLKVK